From the Chthoniobacterales bacterium genome, one window contains:
- a CDS encoding UDP-N-acetylmuramoyl-L-alanyl-D-glutamate--2,6-diaminopimelate ligase, translating into MQLKTLVAAISPRQIIGPLDRVVESVAYDSRRVQRDGLFVALRGEKSDGHQFIEQAIEKGASVIVTEQEVEHAHATCVVVENTRQALADLGAAFYDNPARRLKLAAVTGTNGKTTTTFLLKHIFEKAGLRCGLIGTVRYEIGERVLPAVRTTPESLDVQELLAQMVNAGCKAAAMEVSSHAIAQDRVRGLEWDVAVFTNLTQDHLDFHGTMENYFEAKTKLFTGLAEQQAKTKAPAIVNIDDRYGAQLADRLQKLTPVITYGMSPRADFRASNYHAEFAGTSYQLDARGKSYLVRVPLIGRFNVANSMAALAAASSIGLSLRDAILSLSRSPQVPGRLEAVPAKRQFQVFVDYAHSDDALLNVLKTLRELSPRRLILVFGCGGDRDKQKRPLMGRVADQNADFSIITSDNPRKEDPDAIIADAEKGFRSGNYEKVPDRARAIARAIELAQPRDIVLIAGKGHEAYQEFSDHTIPFDDIQVARQALDNHPLTF; encoded by the coding sequence ATGCAGCTCAAAACTCTCGTCGCCGCCATTTCCCCCCGCCAAATCATCGGCCCGCTTGATCGCGTCGTGGAAAGCGTCGCGTATGACTCGCGGCGTGTGCAAAGGGATGGGCTTTTCGTCGCATTGCGCGGCGAAAAAAGCGATGGCCATCAATTCATCGAGCAAGCAATCGAAAAGGGCGCATCCGTGATTGTCACGGAGCAGGAGGTGGAACACGCGCATGCCACCTGCGTGGTGGTCGAGAACACGCGGCAGGCGCTCGCCGATCTCGGCGCCGCTTTCTACGATAACCCTGCGCGCCGGCTCAAACTCGCGGCCGTGACCGGCACCAATGGAAAAACGACGACCACTTTCCTGCTCAAACACATCTTCGAAAAAGCGGGCCTGCGCTGCGGCCTGATTGGCACGGTTCGTTATGAAATTGGCGAGCGCGTTTTGCCGGCCGTGCGCACGACTCCTGAATCGCTCGATGTTCAGGAACTGCTCGCGCAGATGGTGAACGCGGGCTGCAAAGCGGCCGCGATGGAAGTTTCATCGCACGCCATCGCGCAGGACCGGGTTCGCGGCCTGGAATGGGACGTGGCGGTCTTCACGAACCTGACCCAGGACCATCTCGATTTTCACGGGACGATGGAAAATTATTTCGAGGCGAAGACGAAGCTCTTCACCGGACTCGCGGAACAGCAGGCCAAAACGAAGGCGCCCGCGATCGTGAATATCGACGATCGCTACGGCGCCCAATTGGCCGACCGGCTCCAGAAACTGACTCCCGTTATCACCTACGGCATGAGTCCTCGCGCCGATTTTCGCGCCTCCAATTATCATGCGGAGTTTGCGGGCACTTCTTATCAGCTCGACGCGCGGGGCAAGAGTTATCTCGTCCGCGTGCCGTTGATCGGCCGATTTAACGTGGCGAATTCGATGGCTGCGCTCGCCGCCGCGAGCAGCATCGGTCTCAGCCTGCGTGACGCTATTCTGAGCCTGAGCCGTTCCCCGCAGGTGCCCGGGCGGCTCGAGGCCGTTCCGGCCAAGCGACAATTTCAGGTTTTTGTCGATTACGCCCACTCCGATGACGCATTGCTCAACGTTCTCAAGACTTTGCGAGAACTCTCGCCCCGCCGTCTTATTCTGGTTTTCGGATGCGGCGGCGATCGCGACAAACAGAAGCGCCCGCTGATGGGCCGGGTGGCGGATCAAAACGCCGATTTCAGCATCATCACCTCGGATAATCCCCGGAAAGAAGATCCGGACGCGATCATCGCCGACGCCGAAAAGGGATTCCGCTCGGGCAATTACGAGAAGGTTCCGGATCGCGCCAGGGCCATCGCGCGCGCGATCGAGCTCGCCCAACCACGCGACATCGTCCTGATCGCGGGCAAAGGGCACGAGGCGTACCAGGAGTTCTCGGACCACACCATTCCTTTTGACGACATCCAGGTGGCCCGCCAGGCCCTGGATAACCATCCACTCACCTTCTGA
- the mraY gene encoding phospho-N-acetylmuramoyl-pentapeptide-transferase yields the protein MMYYLHLLSEQVKGFNVFSYVTFRAVAAAVTAFVLSLAFGNFVIRKLIALKVGQPIRTADEVHRLAELHSAKQGVPTMGGVLVIGAVLLSSVMWARPDNPFVWLALFSMVYLGALGFVDDYLKVTKKKSDGISGRLKLVFQLGLAGIVTAVFLTNPLIEVQARSLYLPFFKIPVVPDMGWLTLLFFAFVITGSSNAVNLTDGLDGLAIGCTITVAFAYALLSYAAGNFRIAEYLQVPFYPYTGELAVVCSALVGAGLGFLWFNCHPAKMFMGDTGALAIGGVIGVIAICCKQELLLAVVGGVFVLEAASVILQVLSFRLTGKRLFAMSPIHHHFELRGWKENTVIVRFWILSAIFALLGLATLKLR from the coding sequence ATGATGTATTACCTCCATCTCCTGAGCGAGCAGGTCAAAGGCTTCAACGTCTTTAGCTACGTGACCTTTCGCGCCGTCGCGGCGGCGGTCACCGCCTTTGTGCTTTCGCTGGCGTTTGGCAATTTCGTCATTCGAAAACTGATTGCGCTCAAGGTCGGCCAGCCAATTCGGACCGCGGATGAAGTGCATCGCCTGGCGGAATTGCACAGCGCCAAACAGGGGGTGCCCACGATGGGCGGCGTTCTCGTTATCGGTGCGGTTCTTCTCTCGAGTGTGATGTGGGCGCGGCCGGACAACCCGTTTGTCTGGCTCGCCCTCTTCAGCATGGTCTATCTCGGCGCGCTTGGTTTCGTGGATGATTATTTGAAGGTCACCAAGAAGAAATCGGACGGAATCAGCGGCCGCCTGAAATTGGTTTTCCAGCTTGGCCTGGCCGGAATTGTCACGGCTGTTTTCCTGACCAATCCGCTGATCGAAGTGCAGGCGCGGTCGCTTTATCTCCCGTTCTTCAAGATCCCGGTCGTGCCGGACATGGGCTGGTTGACGCTGCTCTTCTTCGCGTTTGTCATCACGGGTTCGTCCAATGCCGTCAACCTGACCGATGGCTTGGACGGTCTTGCCATCGGCTGCACGATCACGGTCGCTTTTGCCTACGCCCTGCTTTCCTATGCCGCGGGAAATTTTCGCATCGCGGAATATCTCCAGGTCCCATTCTATCCCTACACCGGCGAACTCGCGGTGGTCTGCTCGGCGCTGGTCGGAGCGGGTCTCGGTTTCCTCTGGTTTAATTGCCATCCCGCGAAAATGTTTATGGGCGACACCGGCGCGCTCGCGATTGGCGGAGTGATCGGGGTCATCGCCATTTGCTGTAAGCAGGAGCTGCTTCTCGCCGTCGTGGGCGGAGTCTTTGTTCTCGAAGCGGCCTCGGTGATTTTGCAGGTGCTCAGCTTCCGGCTGACCGGCAAACGCCTCTTCGCGATGTCGCCGATTCATCATCATTTCGAATTGCGAGGCTGGAAAGAGAACACCGTCATCGTCCGTTTCTGGATCTTGTCGGCCATTTTCGCGCTCCTTGGTTTAGCCACGTTGAAGCTGAGATAA
- the murF gene encoding UDP-N-acetylmuramoyl-tripeptide--D-alanyl-D-alanine ligase produces MDPLSLGQIAKFAGGSFAAGNADAVVTRVSTDSRTLQPGDLFVPLRGENFDGHRFVSQAVERGAVGAMVEENWKGEVPAGFALIRVPDTLVGYQNLAANYRQSLSLKVIAITGSNGKTSTKDFVAATLARRFRVTKTEGNFNNHVGLPQTMLAAMREDAIAVWEIGMNHPGEIAALAKLAAPDVAIITNVGLAHIEFMGSREAIAAEKGSLAEAIGADGLVILNADDAFSEQIAQRTRARTVLAGIEKGSVRATDISQSPTGSEFTILEEAHRCRAQLPVPGMHMVQNAMLAIAAGRAFGLSLEECAVGLASTPLTKARLQIREISGIQFIDDSYNANPDSMKAALRTLIELEADGRRIAVLGEMGELGDESERGHREVGEAAAALGVDRLIAVGAAGAIIAQAAQSAGLGESSAVDSPQAAADLLGENAAAGDLILVKGSRSARMERVLEAFGKRRSTAGVTP; encoded by the coding sequence ATGGATCCTCTTTCGTTAGGCCAGATCGCCAAGTTCGCCGGTGGCTCCTTCGCCGCGGGGAACGCCGACGCCGTCGTCACGAGGGTCAGCACCGACTCGCGAACCTTGCAGCCGGGCGACCTTTTTGTCCCGTTGCGCGGAGAGAACTTCGATGGTCACCGATTCGTCTCGCAAGCCGTGGAACGAGGCGCGGTGGGTGCGATGGTCGAAGAGAATTGGAAAGGCGAAGTGCCGGCAGGATTCGCGCTCATTCGCGTGCCGGACACTCTTGTTGGCTATCAAAACCTGGCCGCAAATTATCGGCAGTCCCTCTCCTTGAAGGTGATCGCGATCACCGGCAGCAACGGCAAAACCAGTACGAAAGATTTTGTAGCCGCCACCCTGGCGAGAAGATTTCGCGTCACAAAAACTGAAGGGAATTTCAACAATCACGTTGGTCTTCCGCAAACCATGCTGGCGGCCATGCGCGAGGACGCGATCGCCGTCTGGGAAATCGGAATGAATCATCCCGGGGAGATTGCGGCCCTGGCGAAACTGGCGGCGCCGGACGTGGCAATCATCACCAATGTCGGTCTCGCCCACATCGAATTCATGGGGAGCCGCGAAGCGATCGCTGCCGAGAAAGGATCGCTGGCCGAGGCAATTGGCGCGGATGGGCTGGTAATTCTGAACGCCGACGATGCGTTCAGCGAACAGATCGCCCAGCGGACTCGAGCTCGGACTGTTCTGGCCGGCATTGAGAAGGGGTCCGTTCGAGCGACTGACATCAGCCAAAGCCCGACCGGAAGCGAATTCACGATTCTGGAAGAAGCGCACCGCTGCCGCGCTCAATTGCCGGTGCCCGGCATGCACATGGTGCAAAATGCCATGCTCGCCATCGCTGCCGGGCGCGCCTTTGGACTCTCGCTCGAAGAATGCGCGGTTGGCCTCGCGTCGACTCCACTCACCAAAGCGCGGCTCCAGATCAGGGAGATCAGCGGGATCCAATTCATTGACGACAGTTACAACGCCAACCCCGATTCGATGAAAGCGGCCTTGCGGACCCTCATCGAACTCGAGGCGGATGGGCGCCGGATCGCTGTGCTCGGAGAGATGGGCGAGCTGGGCGACGAATCGGAGCGGGGCCATCGCGAAGTCGGCGAAGCCGCGGCCGCGCTCGGCGTCGACAGGTTAATCGCAGTCGGAGCCGCGGGGGCGATCATTGCCCAGGCTGCCCAAAGCGCGGGCCTGGGCGAAAGCAGTGCGGTCGATTCACCGCAGGCTGCGGCCGATCTCCTGGGAGAAAACGCGGCCGCCGGCGATTTGATTCTGGTGAAGGGAAGTCGTTCGGCCCGGATGGAGCGAGTGCTGGAAGCGTTCGGAAAACGCAGGTCAACGGCGGGAGTCACGCCATGA
- a CDS encoding MotA/TolQ/ExbB proton channel family protein yields MIDYIQKGGLLMWPILFCSVIAIAVFAERLFYFHRATIHVGEFLQGLSNLLQRRNYAEALHESAGTPGPVARVIHAAIIRHDAPRTELREIVQEAGQLEVPKLERFLGVLATLAYVAPLLGLLGTVSGMIDAFGTLSSNGGYATVTELSNGVYKSLLTTAAGLVVATPTFVAYSYLSSRVNSLMHEMERAGIEVVHMLTDREPRSDIISFQAPVEEREAR; encoded by the coding sequence ATGATCGACTACATCCAGAAGGGCGGTCTGTTGATGTGGCCAATCCTCTTCTGCAGTGTGATTGCCATCGCCGTCTTTGCCGAGCGGCTCTTTTATTTCCATCGCGCCACCATTCACGTGGGCGAATTCCTTCAAGGCCTTTCCAACCTCCTCCAGCGCCGCAATTATGCCGAAGCTCTCCATGAGTCCGCCGGCACTCCGGGACCGGTGGCGCGTGTTATTCACGCCGCGATTATCCGACACGATGCGCCGCGGACGGAGCTTCGTGAAATCGTCCAGGAAGCCGGACAACTTGAAGTGCCGAAACTGGAACGTTTTCTCGGAGTCCTCGCGACCCTTGCTTATGTCGCGCCGTTACTGGGGCTGCTTGGGACAGTGTCTGGGATGATCGACGCATTCGGCACGCTTTCGTCGAATGGCGGCTACGCCACCGTCACGGAATTATCCAACGGTGTTTATAAGAGCCTCCTCACCACTGCGGCGGGATTGGTCGTCGCCACGCCCACGTTCGTCGCTTACAGCTACCTTTCTTCCCGCGTAAACTCCCTGATGCATGAAATGGAGCGCGCCGGGATCGAAGTGGTCCATATGTTGACGGACCGAGAGCCGCGGAGCGACATCATCAGCTTCCAGGCGCCCGTGGAAGAACGGGAAGCGCGCTAG
- the murD gene encoding UDP-N-acetylmuramoyl-L-alanine--D-glutamate ligase — protein MKYQGKKAVVLGAGLSGTAAALLLRSEGASVTVLDSAAEETLLKSTIENLRAKGVTVQCGPPAETNSSPCDLVVLSPGIDPDSPLAKNFSSRQIEMIGELELGWRSVDLPVIAITGTNGKTTTTELLAQMLNACGQRTIACGNIGKPLCEVALEDRDLDVLTVEVSSFQLETISTFRPSISIWLNFAPDHLDRYKSVAEYRAAKLRIFDNQTADDVAVINGAETLPKIAARTVTFSAYADGADFRLEGGSILYRNAPVLRMVDTKLRGSHNIENLMATLAAGLARGLSFEQMLPPLWAYEPRPHRCEFVREISGVAYINDSKATNLAAVEKALLAQSRKVIMIAGGKDKGFTFETLRPLVSEKARAVILIGEMATRICQDWKDTVPCEIANSLADAVERAHALAKPGEVVLFSPGTSSFDMFKSYADRGDQFRALVHALPK, from the coding sequence GTGAAGTACCAGGGCAAAAAGGCGGTGGTTTTGGGAGCGGGCCTGAGCGGCACGGCGGCCGCGCTGCTTCTGCGAAGTGAAGGCGCGTCCGTTACTGTCCTGGACAGCGCCGCCGAAGAAACCCTGCTGAAATCGACGATCGAAAACCTGCGCGCCAAAGGAGTGACGGTGCAGTGCGGCCCGCCCGCCGAAACAAACTCGTCACCCTGCGATCTTGTCGTCCTGAGTCCCGGGATCGATCCGGATTCGCCGCTCGCGAAAAATTTTTCGTCCCGGCAAATCGAAATGATCGGCGAGCTCGAATTGGGCTGGCGCTCAGTCGATCTCCCGGTGATCGCCATCACGGGGACGAACGGGAAGACCACCACTACGGAATTACTCGCCCAGATGTTGAACGCGTGCGGCCAGCGCACGATCGCCTGTGGCAACATCGGCAAACCGCTTTGTGAAGTGGCGCTCGAAGATCGCGACCTGGATGTGCTCACCGTCGAGGTAAGCTCCTTTCAGCTCGAAACCATCAGCACGTTTCGGCCTTCCATCAGCATCTGGCTGAATTTCGCGCCCGATCATCTCGACCGTTACAAATCGGTCGCGGAATATCGAGCCGCCAAGCTGCGAATTTTCGACAACCAAACCGCGGATGACGTCGCGGTGATCAATGGGGCCGAGACGTTGCCAAAGATCGCGGCCCGCACGGTGACGTTTAGTGCCTATGCAGATGGCGCAGATTTCCGGCTCGAAGGCGGTTCAATCCTTTACCGAAACGCTCCGGTCCTGCGCATGGTCGACACAAAACTGCGTGGCTCGCACAACATCGAGAATCTGATGGCGACCCTGGCCGCGGGTTTAGCCCGTGGTTTGTCGTTCGAGCAAATGCTGCCGCCCCTCTGGGCCTACGAGCCGCGCCCGCACCGATGCGAGTTCGTCCGTGAAATCAGCGGCGTCGCCTACATAAACGATTCCAAGGCGACGAACCTGGCCGCGGTGGAAAAGGCGCTACTCGCGCAAAGCCGCAAAGTCATCATGATCGCGGGTGGAAAAGACAAGGGATTCACCTTCGAAACCCTCCGGCCGCTGGTCTCGGAAAAAGCGCGCGCCGTTATTCTGATCGGCGAGATGGCGACGCGAATCTGCCAGGACTGGAAGGACACGGTGCCCTGCGAGATCGCGAATTCGCTCGCGGACGCGGTCGAGCGCGCTCACGCCCTGGCCAAACCTGGCGAGGTCGTTCTCTTTTCTCCCGGCACCTCCTCGTTCGACATGTTCAAGAGTTACGCCGATCGCGGCGATCAATTTCGTGCCCTCGTGCACGCGTTGCCCAAGTAA
- a CDS encoding biopolymer transporter ExbD, whose translation MKLSRTKEYHFGWLAAVPLLDVTFLLIFFLVLSSNFILQPGISVSVPLSRFTLGPQINPQVISITGGAAPAIYFRDQKVALDQLGPLLDAAKKEGRPIIIKADRLTPYALVVEVTNLSLEHGITSVALATTLPK comes from the coding sequence ATGAAGCTTTCCCGGACGAAGGAATATCATTTCGGCTGGCTCGCGGCCGTCCCGCTGCTGGACGTGACCTTCCTCCTGATTTTCTTTTTGGTCCTCAGCTCGAATTTCATCCTTCAGCCGGGGATTTCTGTCTCCGTGCCGTTGTCCCGTTTTACCCTCGGTCCGCAAATCAATCCGCAGGTGATCAGCATCACCGGCGGAGCGGCGCCCGCCATCTATTTCCGCGATCAAAAAGTGGCGCTCGACCAACTCGGTCCATTGCTCGACGCGGCGAAAAAGGAGGGTCGCCCCATTATCATCAAGGCCGATCGACTGACGCCTTATGCACTTGTGGTTGAGGTGACGAATCTGTCGCTCGAGCATGGCATCACTTCGGTTGCCTTGGCGACAACGCTTCCCAAATGA
- a CDS encoding GuaB3 family IMP dehydrogenase-related protein: protein MWIGRNRKARVTYGFDEIALVPGRVTINPNEVDIAWQLPRRDAEPLKFKIPILASAMDGVVDVRFAIEMSKLGGLAVLNLEGVQTRYKNPQEVLQKIVEADKAEITHLLQKIYQEPVQEDLIAARIRQIKDSGAIAAVSSIPQRAAEFGRIAQEAGADVFVVQSTVSTVRHISSEYKSLDLEKFCREMRTPVIVGNTVGYDVTFEIMQCGPAAVLIGVGPGAACTSRGVLGLGVPQVTATVDCAAARDAYFKKTSRYVPILTDGGMSKGGDVCKALACGADAVMVGSAFAKAHEAPGCGYHWGMATPHANLPRGTRIKVGATGSLKQILFGPAEVDDGSQNLVGAITTCMGNVGARDITEFQQTEIIIAPSIKTEGKLFQTVQSVGMGTR from the coding sequence ATGTGGATTGGCCGTAATCGTAAAGCTCGCGTGACCTACGGTTTCGACGAGATCGCCCTCGTGCCGGGCCGGGTCACAATTAATCCGAACGAAGTCGACATCGCCTGGCAATTGCCGCGGCGCGATGCCGAACCGCTGAAATTCAAAATCCCGATCCTGGCCAGCGCCATGGACGGCGTGGTCGATGTCCGGTTCGCCATTGAGATGAGCAAGCTCGGCGGCCTGGCGGTCCTGAATCTCGAGGGCGTCCAGACTCGCTACAAAAACCCACAGGAAGTCCTGCAAAAAATCGTCGAAGCCGACAAGGCGGAGATCACTCACCTGCTCCAAAAAATTTACCAGGAACCGGTCCAGGAAGATCTGATCGCTGCTCGCATTCGCCAGATCAAAGACAGCGGCGCCATCGCCGCCGTGAGCTCGATCCCGCAACGGGCGGCGGAATTTGGCCGGATTGCGCAGGAAGCGGGCGCCGACGTTTTCGTGGTGCAGAGCACTGTCTCGACCGTGCGCCACATCTCGTCAGAGTATAAATCGCTCGATCTCGAAAAATTCTGCCGGGAGATGCGCACTCCGGTTATTGTCGGCAACACGGTCGGCTACGACGTGACTTTCGAGATCATGCAATGCGGTCCGGCCGCGGTGCTCATTGGCGTCGGGCCGGGCGCAGCCTGCACGTCACGCGGCGTGCTTGGTTTGGGCGTGCCGCAGGTGACGGCGACGGTCGATTGCGCCGCCGCGCGTGACGCTTATTTCAAGAAAACCTCCCGTTATGTTCCGATCCTGACCGACGGGGGCATGAGCAAGGGTGGCGACGTTTGCAAAGCGCTGGCCTGCGGCGCGGACGCCGTCATGGTAGGCAGCGCGTTTGCGAAAGCACATGAAGCGCCCGGCTGCGGCTACCATTGGGGAATGGCAACCCCGCACGCGAATTTACCGCGAGGCACTCGCATCAAAGTCGGCGCGACCGGCTCCCTCAAACAAATCCTGTTCGGTCCGGCCGAGGTGGATGACGGAAGCCAGAACCTCGTGGGAGCGATCACAACCTGCATGGGCAACGTGGGCGCGCGGGACATTACCGAGTTTCAACAAACCGAAATCATCATCGCTCCATCGATCAAGACGGAAGGAAAACTATTCCAGACCGTCCAGAGCGTGGGCATGGGAACGCGTTAA
- a CDS encoding penicillin-binding protein 2: MKWNSRIRCALVCLAFTALFSAFSFRLIYLQMIKHDEYAGLAAEKHVYKQPIFAERGSILDANNEVLAHNTPVETVVADATHLNNREATIPLLRDALEIPAGELAEKLEGERRYIVLKREVPIAVATALREKLRAQNLRGIYFERDSTRIYPNGSMLCHVIGFTDFEHHGIQGVESSMEEYLHGQDGYRYIEHNRAGQEIVLYRGQERTPRNGYQVHLTIDLNLQNIVENEIDAAMREYTPQKATIILMRPQTGEILAMANRPNFDLNQRSEAKPEQMKNRAIIDMMEPGSTFKIVTAATALNEHKVRPDTTIFCENGIWNFGGRPLHDHKAYADLTVQDILVKSSNIGAAKLALSVGEQKFYEYIRRFGFGDRTGIELPGEIPGVIRPPQSWSKISITRIPMGHEVGVTPLQMTVAMATIANGGKLVTPRIVKSITTEEGKTVSVFSPVVLRQVISPETAAQVGNALRGVVSDRGTAAAAAVPGFSISGKTGTAQKVDPKGGYEHGKYVVSFSGYLPSEHPEFVGLVVLDDAHTTNPELNYGGLVAAPIFARIAEKAARYLDLEPHEDVGKTGADRVALTNASHR, encoded by the coding sequence ATGAAGTGGAACAGCCGGATTCGTTGCGCGCTGGTTTGCCTCGCATTCACGGCCTTGTTCAGCGCGTTTTCGTTCCGGCTGATTTACCTGCAGATGATCAAGCACGACGAGTACGCCGGGCTTGCCGCTGAGAAGCACGTCTACAAACAGCCCATCTTCGCGGAGCGCGGATCGATCCTCGACGCCAACAACGAAGTCCTCGCCCACAACACGCCGGTCGAAACCGTGGTGGCCGACGCGACGCACCTGAATAATCGTGAGGCGACTATTCCTTTGCTGCGCGACGCGCTGGAGATTCCCGCGGGCGAGCTTGCGGAAAAACTCGAGGGCGAGCGGCGTTACATTGTGCTGAAACGCGAGGTTCCCATAGCGGTGGCCACCGCCTTGCGGGAAAAACTGCGCGCCCAGAATTTGCGGGGCATTTACTTCGAACGGGATTCCACCCGCATTTATCCGAACGGCTCGATGTTGTGTCACGTAATCGGCTTCACGGATTTCGAACATCACGGCATCCAGGGAGTGGAATCTTCGATGGAAGAATACCTGCACGGCCAGGACGGCTACCGTTACATCGAACACAACCGCGCCGGCCAGGAGATCGTGCTCTATCGTGGCCAGGAGCGCACGCCTCGCAACGGCTATCAGGTTCACCTGACCATCGATCTGAACCTGCAAAATATCGTCGAGAATGAAATCGACGCCGCCATGCGCGAATACACGCCGCAGAAAGCGACCATCATTCTCATGCGTCCGCAGACCGGCGAAATCCTCGCCATGGCCAACCGGCCCAACTTCGACCTCAACCAGCGCTCCGAGGCGAAGCCGGAGCAGATGAAAAACCGGGCCATCATCGACATGATGGAGCCGGGCTCAACGTTCAAGATCGTCACGGCTGCGACCGCCTTGAACGAACACAAAGTCCGGCCCGATACGACCATCTTTTGCGAAAACGGCATTTGGAATTTCGGCGGCCGCCCGTTGCACGATCACAAGGCTTACGCCGATCTGACCGTGCAGGACATCCTGGTCAAATCGAGCAACATCGGGGCGGCCAAGCTGGCGCTCTCTGTCGGCGAACAAAAGTTTTACGAATACATTCGCCGGTTCGGGTTTGGCGATCGCACCGGTATCGAGCTGCCCGGTGAAATCCCGGGAGTGATTCGGCCGCCTCAATCGTGGAGCAAAATTTCCATTACCCGAATTCCGATGGGCCATGAAGTGGGCGTCACTCCGTTACAGATGACGGTGGCGATGGCGACGATCGCTAATGGTGGCAAGCTCGTGACGCCGCGGATCGTGAAATCGATCACCACCGAAGAGGGGAAGACGGTCAGCGTGTTTTCGCCGGTCGTATTGCGGCAGGTCATTTCGCCGGAAACGGCGGCGCAGGTGGGGAACGCGTTGCGCGGGGTGGTGAGCGATCGCGGAACAGCGGCGGCGGCGGCGGTCCCCGGGTTCAGCATCTCCGGGAAAACCGGCACGGCGCAGAAGGTGGACCCCAAGGGGGGATACGAGCATGGGAAATATGTGGTTTCATTTTCCGGTTATCTGCCTTCCGAGCATCCGGAATTCGTCGGCCTGGTGGTCCTGGATGACGCGCACACCACCAATCCGGAATTGAATTACGGTGGGCTGGTTGCGGCCCCCATCTTTGCGCGGATCGCGGAGAAGGCCGCGCGCTATCTCGATCTTGAACCGCACGAAGATGTCGGAAAGACCGGCGCGGACCGAGTGGCCTTAACCAATGCGTCCCACCGTTGA
- the rsmH gene encoding 16S rRNA (cytosine(1402)-N(4))-methyltransferase RsmH has product MINALLFERPVWFATGPLEVEEAQEMEDFTYHRPVLMREAVELLAPRPGALVVDATCGGGGHSAEILRTGADVLALDQDPDAIEFAAEKLGQFGGRVTLRQANFRDAGNVLDELGIVGIGGALLDLGVSSRQLENASRGFSVLRQGPLDMRMDPRRELTAATVVNAYSEEDLTRLFRELGEEPAARRIASQLVKLRKATPFQDTMQLAKAIEKIVWRHGRRHPATQVFQALRMEVNDELGALEEGLRTLTKRLEPGARIAVITFHSLEDRIVKNFFRDRSREWLDRPEWPEPQRNPDFTLRLITSKPIEPGENEQRVNPRSRSAKLRVAEKI; this is encoded by the coding sequence ATGATTAACGCATTGTTGTTCGAGCGGCCCGTCTGGTTCGCGACCGGTCCGCTGGAGGTGGAGGAGGCGCAGGAAATGGAGGATTTCACTTATCACCGTCCGGTGCTCATGCGCGAAGCGGTCGAGCTGCTCGCGCCGCGCCCTGGCGCGCTCGTCGTGGATGCGACCTGTGGCGGAGGCGGACACAGCGCCGAGATTTTGCGGACGGGCGCGGACGTCCTGGCGCTCGACCAGGATCCGGACGCGATCGAATTCGCCGCCGAAAAACTGGGCCAGTTCGGTGGCCGGGTTACCCTGCGACAGGCTAATTTCCGGGATGCCGGGAATGTTCTCGACGAACTCGGCATCGTGGGAATCGGCGGAGCGTTACTCGATCTCGGCGTCTCCTCCCGGCAGTTGGAAAATGCGAGCCGTGGCTTCAGTGTCCTGCGCCAGGGGCCGCTCGACATGCGGATGGACCCACGCCGCGAGTTGACCGCCGCCACAGTCGTCAACGCCTATTCCGAAGAAGATTTGACCCGGCTTTTTCGCGAGCTGGGAGAAGAGCCCGCGGCGCGCCGCATCGCCAGTCAGCTGGTGAAGCTGCGCAAGGCAACCCCGTTCCAGGACACCATGCAACTGGCCAAGGCGATCGAGAAGATTGTGTGGCGGCACGGACGGCGCCATCCCGCGACCCAGGTTTTTCAGGCGCTGCGAATGGAAGTCAACGACGAGCTCGGGGCCCTGGAAGAGGGCCTACGAACACTCACGAAACGACTCGAGCCGGGCGCTCGTATCGCCGTGATCACCTTCCATTCTTTGGAAGACCGGATCGTGAAGAATTTCTTTCGCGATCGAAGCCGCGAATGGCTGGACCGCCCGGAGTGGCCGGAGCCGCAGCGCAATCCTGATTTTACTCTTCGTTTGATCACCTCGAAACCAATCGAACCCGGCGAAAACGAACAGCGCGTCAACCCGCGTTCGCGCAGCGCCAAGCTCCGGGTCGCCGAAAAAATCTAA